Proteins co-encoded in one Octopus bimaculoides isolate UCB-OBI-ISO-001 chromosome 9, ASM119413v2, whole genome shotgun sequence genomic window:
- the LOC128248726 gene encoding uncharacterized protein LOC128248726 yields MTSLTLETQEYQQIRSIHVTPNKLVECSSFVFPLTRVCASFPIFSVVSLVCLTTSGRHEGGYLSLPLCWHFRIMVFILVLTLLSSFVVWTFHAIGLSSAFPINWYFLDMIAYSIFAFLYLVGASLVASAFDFYEKMQVGVTHQTIQQLILSVIIGYICLFLYGTTAVIGYRQWRIQLKQYQHRKLLEEDNFEV; encoded by the exons atgacTAGCCTCACGCTTGAAACCCAAGAGTACCAACAAATtcgatccatacatgtaactcccaataaattagTTGAGTGCTCTTCTTTCGTTTTTccactcactcgtgtgtgtgCGTCATTCCCT atattttctgtGGTGTCACTTGTGTGTTTAACAACGTCTGGAAGACATGAGGGAGGTTACCTGTCTTTGCCACTGTGCTGGCATTTCCGTATCATGGTTTTCATTTTGGTTCTTACTTTGCTCAGCAGTTTTGTTGTCTGGACATTCCATGCTATTGGACTTTCCAGTGCATTTCCCATCAATTGGTACTTCCTT GACATGATCGCTTACTCTATTTTCGCATTTCTCTACCTTGTTGGAGCTTCCCTTGTGGCCAGTGCATTTGATTTTTATGAGAAAATGCAAGTGGGCGTTACTCACCAAACTATACAGCAACTGATTTTATCAGTG ataattGGTTACATTTGTTTATTCCTGTATGGAACAACAGCTGTGATTGGTTACCGACAGTGGAGAATACAACTGAAACAGTACCAACATAGGAAACTGTTGGAAGAGGATAACTTTGAAGTGTAA
- the LOC106871021 gene encoding G-box-binding factor-like — MMNDDKFEETSERTSLFQSNNCAREPWQATRSLYQQRLKQLHHQQQQQQQQQPNHQRLLDEDDEDEEEEDEDHGYCCADQASLTHQQHSKILFHQPKQCNASHNHFRIPHHKLQQTPSPPSHQRHYNIPLLTNSSGFYHHHHNNHQQQHHHSHDDCDDHDHHHHHHHHHHHNHLLSDHQQVTPCNPASLSKSSVFPTVQPTLNNNNNNNNNNNNNNGNNNSLPTTLNQELCGGRLGTRCPKSFHVDSNASCLCCSSSAGLPHHAAIMKTSSSCKPHVYTSSCTSDCPHLSAVPNDHIILTWNFQYCRSFQGILRLLNSDIKARLKWSSMRKFVKFELREPLTEPDDYSDKDLDTFQP; from the exons ATGATGAATGACGATAAATTCGAAGAAACATCAGAAAGGACAAGTTTGTTCCAGTCGAATAACTGTGCCCGAGAGCCGTGGCAGGCGACTAGATCACTCTACCAACAGAGATTGAAACAActgcaccaccaacaacagcagcaacaacaacaacaaccgaatCATCAACGTCTGCTTGATGAAGACgacgaagatgaagaagaagaagatgaggacCATGGATACTGTTGCGCTGACCAGGCGTCACTGACACATCAACAACactcaaaaatattatttcaccAACCGAAGCAATGCAATGCCTCGCATAACCACTTTCGCATTCCTCACCATAAACTACAACAGACACCATCTCCGCCGTCACATCAGCGGCACTATAACATCCCTCTTCTAACTAATTCATCTggattttatcatcatcaccacaacaatcaccagcaacaacaccatcataGTCACGATGACTGTGACgaccacgatcaccaccaccaccaccaccatcaccaccaccacaatcaccttCTGTCAGACCACCAACAGGTAACGCCATGTAATCCAGCTTCGTTGTCCAAGTCTTCCGTCTTTCCCACTGTCCAGCCaacgctcaataataataataataataacaacaacaacaacaacaacaacggcaataacaaCAGCCTTCCAACCACTCTCAACCAAGAGCTTTGTGGAGGAAGACTAGGAACTCGCTGCCCCAAAAGCTTCCATGTCGATAGCAACGCATCTTGTTTGTGTTGCAGCTCCTCAGCTGGACTCCCTCATCATGCTGCTATCATGAAAACCTCCTCATCTTGCAAACCGCACGTCTATACATCGTCTTGCACTTCTGACTGTCCACATCTCTCTGCCGTTCCGAATGACCACATCATCCTAACCTGGAATTTTCAATACTGTCGATCGTTCCAAGGAATTCTTCGGTTATT GAATTCGGATATTAAGGCCAGATTGAAATGGTCTTCTATGAGAAAGTTTGTTAAATTTGA GTTAAGAGAACCTTTGACTGAACCTGATGATTACAGTGATAAAGATCTTGATACTTTTCAACCTTAG